A single genomic interval of Perca fluviatilis chromosome 19, GENO_Pfluv_1.0, whole genome shotgun sequence harbors:
- the LOC120547944 gene encoding G-protein coupled receptor 4-like, which translates to MGEVNVNNTSLDMSHDYNNTFNDPEFEKIKFIKYVMICIISCIGIPLTLVAIYALYSLVRKDHVAPIYVINLLISDLIQFCCMIGRVAPREDENTARIISSIYNSSLFASVCFMLCIALERYLVIACPLWYRFRRSIKISVVVCVLVWIISLAIGSTFVFGYFSEIPVTILAIFFLLPLPLLIFFLVGTLKALSASISVQADEKRRIVAMLVLVLLIYMLLFLPRIIRFHRYDMTLYILSYVFIKLSPLADLVLYVFLRKGAIDKLLASVCCCRMDSNDVSSSTV; encoded by the exons ATGGGAGAGGTCAACGTTAACAACACATCACTGGACATGAGCCATGATTACAACAACACCTTCAACGACCCTgagtttgaaaaaataaaattcatcaAGTATGTGATGATATGCATAATCAGCTGTATTGGAATTCCTTTGACCCTCGTGGCCATCTATGCTCTTTATTCTCTG GTGCGAAAGGATCATGTTGCTCCAATCTACGTCATCAACCTTCTCATTTCTGACCTCATTCAGTTCTGCTGCATGATCGGTCGTGTGGCACCACGTGAGGACGAGAATACAGCTAGAATTATCAGTTCTATCTACAACTCTAGTCTGTTTGCCAGTGTTTGCTTCATGCTGTGCATCGCCCTGGAAAG gtatttggtcatcGCCTGCCCACTGTGGTACCGCTTCAGACGATCCATCAAGATCTCTGTGGTTGTCTGTGTTCTGGTTTGGATCATTTCTCTTGCCATTGGCTCCACTTTTGTATTTGGGTATTTTTCAGAAATCCCAGTAACCATCTTAGCCATATTTTTCCTCCTTCCCCTCCCACTGCTCATATTCTTTCTGGTTGGGACCCTTAAAGCCCTGTCTGCTTCCATCTCAGTTCAAGCTGATGAAAAACGTCGAATTGTGGCAATGTTGGTCCTGGTGCTGCTTATTTACATGCTGCTGTTCCTGCCCAGAATCATCAGGTTTCACAGATATGACATGACCCTCTACATTCTGTCTTATGTGTTTATTAAGTTGAGTCCTCTTGCAGACTTAGTTCTGTATGTTTTCTTGAGGAAAGGGGCCATAGACAAGCTTTTGGCCTCTGTCTGTTGTTGCAGAATGGACAGCAATGATGTCAGCAGTTCAACAGTATGA